From Alienimonas californiensis, a single genomic window includes:
- a CDS encoding Gfo/Idh/MocA family protein: MSDAPAPLRFGLLGAGRIAGKLAAAMARTPGVTAAAIGSRGAVRAAAFADRHEIPFAGGYEEVVANPAVDAVYLALPPHLHLQWGRAAAEAGKAVLCEKPLAPNADEARALADACRRANDGAGVALIDGTQWTRTPRADAFRALLDAGELGELKRVTAAFSFHAEGWDAGEHRLDPHRGGGVLRDLGWYCVHAALWAFGEDPTGVSCHLSDETNHAGENVDVAASGALTFPGDRTAGFDVSYRTAWRNWIEFAGAEGSLVCDDFTNPRDPDKVRHFRHDRRGDASRVELPAFDPQVEFLTRAAAAIRAGGDEAGVKLALRTQTVLDRLREAAG; this comes from the coding sequence ATGAGCGACGCCCCCGCCCCCCTGCGGTTCGGCCTGCTGGGCGCCGGCCGGATCGCCGGCAAGCTCGCCGCGGCGATGGCCCGCACCCCGGGCGTGACGGCGGCGGCGATCGGCAGCCGCGGCGCCGTCCGGGCCGCCGCGTTCGCGGACCGGCACGAGATCCCGTTCGCCGGCGGTTACGAAGAGGTGGTGGCGAACCCGGCGGTGGACGCGGTCTACCTCGCCCTCCCGCCGCACCTCCATCTGCAATGGGGCCGGGCCGCCGCGGAGGCCGGCAAGGCGGTGCTGTGCGAGAAGCCCCTCGCCCCGAACGCCGACGAGGCCCGGGCCCTCGCGGACGCCTGCCGCCGGGCCAATGACGGGGCCGGCGTCGCGCTGATCGACGGCACCCAGTGGACCCGCACCCCCCGGGCCGACGCCTTTCGGGCCCTGCTGGACGCCGGGGAACTGGGCGAGTTGAAGCGGGTCACCGCCGCCTTCAGCTTTCACGCCGAGGGCTGGGACGCCGGGGAGCACCGCCTCGACCCGCACCGCGGCGGCGGCGTGCTGCGGGACCTCGGCTGGTACTGCGTGCACGCCGCCCTGTGGGCGTTCGGGGAGGACCCGACAGGCGTCTCCTGTCACCTCTCCGACGAGACGAACCACGCCGGCGAGAACGTGGACGTCGCCGCCAGCGGCGCCCTGACCTTCCCGGGCGACCGCACCGCCGGCTTCGACGTGAGCTACCGGACCGCCTGGCGGAACTGGATTGAGTTCGCCGGCGCCGAGGGCAGCCTGGTCTGCGACGACTTCACGAACCCCCGCGATCCCGACAAGGTGCGGCACTTCCGCCACGACCGCCGCGGCGACGCCTCCCGCGTCGAACTGCCGGCGTTCGACCCGCAGGTCGAGTTCCTCACCCGCGCCGCCGCCGCCATCCGGGCCGGCGGGGACGAGGCGGGGGTGAAGTTGGCCCTCCGCACGCAAACCGTGTTGGACCGCCTGCGGGAGGCGGCGGGGTGA
- a CDS encoding DUF2726 domain-containing protein translates to MSARPTEPTDEPPPYRRVAFLLSPAERRFYSVLNDAKGEGQTVFSKVRLADLVEVPRENSNYITYFRKVSQKHVDFVICEDRTMRPLAVVELDDRSHRTAKARKADAVKDEALTAAGIPIVRIRAAMQYDRATVAAELAAAGRPPMIFEEADG, encoded by the coding sequence ATGTCCGCACGCCCGACGGAGCCGACGGACGAGCCGCCGCCCTACCGGCGTGTGGCCTTCCTGTTGTCGCCGGCAGAACGACGATTCTACAGCGTCCTGAACGACGCGAAGGGAGAAGGTCAGACGGTCTTCTCGAAGGTCCGGCTCGCTGATTTGGTGGAGGTTCCTCGGGAAAACTCGAATTACATCACGTACTTTCGCAAGGTGTCGCAGAAGCACGTCGACTTCGTGATCTGCGAGGATCGAACGATGCGTCCGCTCGCGGTTGTGGAACTCGACGACCGCTCCCACCGGACGGCGAAGGCCAGGAAGGCGGACGCTGTCAAAGACGAAGCGCTCACCGCTGCGGGAATCCCGATCGTTCGAATCCGTGCCGCGATGCAATACGACAGGGCGACCGTCGCGGCGGAACTCGCCGCGGCCGGTCGACCGCCCATGATCTTCGAAGAAGCCGACGGCTGA
- a CDS encoding serine/threonine-protein kinase → MAWFLPKKPSGPAKTVKELAKRLTDCGLIEQKQFDVALSSVPASKRTPEALIDALEEAGTLTNFQAELARNGEIETLVIGGYKLIYRNAAGAFARVYRAEDKNGRSVALKVLRGRHASDPRQVAAFEKEARMAAKLDHPNVVPIRDVGEDDGRHYFAMDFIEGGNLRDFLTIRGKLSPKDAVGIALDIAEGLAHAARYGITHRDLKPGNVLFDTTGNAKLVDFGLGGEGDEGADLRAVEYSTLEKATQAPRDDPRSDLFFLGSILYELLTGVPPWPATAVRSERNEVGRYRDVTPIVDLAPDLPPAVVSVVGKLMAWRPTARYQTAAEAAGALRTLAASLDDAPAAEEPDLADDSSDLGLEDGGDRPLPKLLLVENRPSKRGIVSEYLSNRGFEVTSCDGADDALALIELDPPDAVLLMGDALGDDLFGLFGTLKAQGVSGEPLAVVALVTAAQAKKKNALHASGTCRVLAQPASLRMVRAELFRALKRVLSESRLIRLRDYAPSSSSKSASSSSPSGDS, encoded by the coding sequence GTGGCCTGGTTCCTTCCTAAAAAGCCGTCCGGGCCGGCGAAGACCGTCAAGGAACTGGCCAAGCGGCTGACCGACTGCGGGCTGATCGAGCAGAAGCAGTTCGACGTCGCCCTCTCCTCGGTGCCCGCCTCCAAGCGGACGCCGGAGGCGCTGATCGACGCCCTGGAGGAGGCCGGCACGCTAACCAACTTCCAGGCGGAGCTGGCACGCAACGGGGAGATCGAGACGCTGGTGATCGGCGGCTACAAGCTGATCTACCGCAACGCCGCCGGCGCCTTCGCCCGGGTCTACCGCGCCGAGGACAAGAACGGCCGCAGCGTGGCGTTGAAGGTGCTCCGCGGCCGGCACGCCTCGGACCCGCGGCAGGTGGCGGCTTTCGAGAAGGAGGCCCGCATGGCCGCCAAGCTCGATCACCCCAACGTCGTCCCCATCCGGGACGTCGGCGAGGACGACGGCCGGCACTACTTCGCCATGGACTTCATCGAGGGGGGGAACCTGCGGGACTTCCTCACGATCCGCGGGAAGCTCAGCCCGAAGGACGCCGTCGGCATCGCGCTGGACATCGCCGAGGGCCTCGCCCACGCGGCCCGCTACGGCATCACGCACCGGGACCTCAAACCCGGCAACGTGCTGTTCGACACCACCGGCAACGCCAAGCTGGTGGACTTCGGCCTGGGCGGGGAGGGGGACGAGGGCGCCGACCTGCGGGCCGTGGAGTACTCCACGCTGGAGAAGGCCACGCAGGCCCCCCGCGACGACCCCCGCAGCGACCTCTTCTTCCTCGGGTCGATCCTGTACGAACTGCTGACCGGCGTCCCCCCCTGGCCGGCGACCGCCGTGCGCAGCGAGCGGAACGAGGTCGGCCGGTATCGCGACGTCACCCCGATCGTGGACCTCGCCCCGGACCTGCCGCCGGCGGTGGTGTCGGTGGTGGGCAAGCTGATGGCCTGGCGGCCGACCGCCCGCTACCAGACCGCCGCCGAGGCCGCCGGCGCCCTGCGGACGCTCGCCGCCTCGCTGGACGACGCCCCGGCCGCCGAGGAGCCGGACCTCGCCGACGACTCCAGCGATCTGGGTCTGGAAGACGGCGGCGACCGCCCGTTGCCCAAGCTGTTGCTGGTCGAGAACCGCCCGTCGAAGCGGGGCATCGTCTCGGAGTATCTTTCCAACCGGGGCTTCGAGGTCACCTCCTGCGACGGCGCCGACGACGCCCTCGCCCTGATCGAACTCGACCCCCCGGACGCCGTGCTGCTGATGGGCGACGCGCTGGGCGACGACCTGTTCGGCCTGTTCGGCACCCTCAAGGCCCAGGGCGTGAGCGGCGAACCCCTCGCGGTGGTGGCGCTGGTCACCGCCGCTCAGGCGAAGAAGAAGAACGCCCTGCACGCCAGCGGAACCTGCCGCGTGCTGGCCCAGCCGGCGAGTCTGCGGATGGTGCGGGCCGAACTGTTCCGGGCCCTCAAGCGGGTGCTCTCCGAAAGCCGGCTGATCCGCCTGCGGGACTACGCCCCGTCGTCCTCGTCGAAGTCGGCCTCGTCCTCCTCTCCGTCCGGCGACTCGTGA
- the ilvD gene encoding dihydroxy-acid dehydratase, which produces MSNSAPSFPPHRPEPAPAGGPNRYSARITAPASQGASQAMLLGTGLSLNDLKKPQVGVGSVWYEGNTCNMHLLDLAAEVKTGLTAAGLVGMRFNTVGVSDGISMGTEGMSYSLQSRDLIADSIETIVAAQWYDGLVTLPGCDKNMPGAVIAMCRLDRPSIMVYGGTIQPGCRPGRTPAAPGGMKNENLVPDAQQNDGATEEGDKLDIVSAFQSYGQAIAGSITEAERQEIVANSCPGAGACGGMYTANTMACAIEALGLSLPYSSSIPATDPGKVQECRAVGEVLKDCLEADRKPSDLLDKTSFENAVALVTALGGSTNAVLHLLAMAHAANVEFTLDDIAAVSERTPYLADLKPSGKYVMSDLHAVGGTPAVIKMLIAAGLMDGSRPTVTGRTLAENVADLPDLIEGQQIIHPVDDPIKPTGHLRILKGNLAPGGAVAKITGKEGLKFSGPARCFNSEEDMLAGLEAGKIQKGDVVVIRHEGPVGGPGMPEMLTPTSAIVGAGLGNDVAMVTDGRFSGGSHGFIVGHVTPEAHVGGPIGLIRDGETVTVDAETNSLSVDLSDEELETRRADFPLPPPRATRGTLGKYVKLVSDASTGCVTDG; this is translated from the coding sequence ATGTCCAATTCCGCCCCCTCCTTCCCCCCGCACCGTCCCGAGCCCGCCCCCGCCGGCGGACCGAACCGGTATTCCGCGCGCATCACCGCCCCCGCCAGCCAGGGGGCCTCTCAGGCGATGCTGCTCGGCACCGGCCTGTCGCTGAACGACCTGAAGAAGCCCCAGGTGGGCGTCGGCAGCGTCTGGTACGAGGGGAACACCTGCAATATGCACCTCCTCGATCTGGCCGCGGAGGTCAAAACCGGCCTCACCGCCGCCGGGCTGGTCGGGATGCGGTTCAACACCGTCGGCGTCTCCGACGGCATCTCGATGGGCACCGAGGGGATGAGCTACTCCCTCCAATCCCGCGACCTGATCGCCGACAGCATCGAAACGATCGTCGCCGCCCAGTGGTACGACGGCCTCGTCACCCTGCCCGGCTGCGACAAGAACATGCCCGGCGCCGTGATCGCCATGTGCCGGCTCGATCGGCCCAGCATCATGGTCTACGGCGGCACGATCCAGCCCGGCTGCCGCCCCGGCCGCACCCCCGCCGCCCCGGGGGGAATGAAGAACGAGAACCTCGTCCCCGACGCCCAACAGAACGACGGCGCGACCGAGGAAGGCGACAAGCTGGACATCGTCTCCGCCTTCCAGAGCTACGGCCAGGCGATCGCCGGCAGCATCACCGAGGCCGAACGGCAGGAGATCGTCGCCAACAGTTGCCCCGGCGCCGGCGCCTGCGGCGGGATGTACACCGCCAACACGATGGCCTGCGCGATCGAGGCTCTCGGCCTCTCCCTGCCCTACAGCAGTTCGATCCCCGCCACCGACCCCGGCAAGGTGCAGGAGTGCCGGGCCGTGGGCGAGGTGTTGAAGGACTGCCTCGAAGCGGACCGCAAACCGTCCGACCTGCTCGATAAAACGAGTTTCGAGAACGCCGTCGCCCTCGTCACGGCCCTGGGCGGCAGCACGAACGCGGTGCTGCACCTGTTGGCGATGGCCCACGCCGCCAACGTGGAGTTCACCTTGGACGACATCGCCGCCGTCTCCGAACGCACCCCGTACCTGGCCGACCTGAAGCCGTCCGGCAAATACGTGATGAGCGATCTGCACGCCGTCGGCGGCACCCCGGCGGTCATTAAGATGCTGATCGCCGCCGGCCTGATGGACGGCTCCCGCCCCACCGTCACCGGCCGAACCCTCGCCGAAAACGTCGCCGACCTGCCGGACCTGATCGAGGGCCAGCAGATCATCCACCCGGTGGACGATCCCATTAAACCGACCGGCCACCTGCGCATCTTGAAGGGCAACCTCGCCCCCGGCGGCGCCGTCGCCAAGATCACCGGGAAGGAGGGCCTGAAGTTCAGCGGCCCGGCCCGCTGTTTTAATAGTGAAGAGGACATGCTCGCCGGGTTGGAGGCGGGTAAAATTCAGAAGGGCGACGTGGTGGTGATCCGCCACGAGGGCCCGGTCGGCGGCCCGGGGATGCCGGAGATGCTGACCCCCACCAGCGCCATCGTCGGCGCCGGTCTGGGCAACGACGTGGCGATGGTCACCGACGGCCGCTTCTCGGGCGGCTCGCACGGCTTCATCGTCGGCCACGTGACCCCCGAGGCCCACGTCGGCGGCCCCATCGGCCTGATCCGCGACGGCGAAACCGTCACCGTCGACGCCGAGACGAACAGCCTCTCTGTCGACCTCTCCGACGAGGAATTAGAGACCCGCCGGGCCGACTTCCCGCTCCCCCCGCCCCGCGCCACCCGCGGCACCCTGGGCAAGTACGTCAAACTCGTCTCCGACGCCAGCACCGGCTGCGTGACGGACGGGTGA